The Humulus lupulus chromosome 3, drHumLupu1.1, whole genome shotgun sequence genome window below encodes:
- the LOC133825739 gene encoding uncharacterized protein LOC133825739, producing the protein MSANDPNIPEEEILDEDDYPQCPGKQPMAEATKRNEELARLATEAQVAQAPPSQDTQSPPPRDAQVPPRRPKRQPRKNAAARRAEQAPPPASHPVPPRPRRSNRAEGAANPTLEAQVGIGNNRAPSVARTQNPGATQNVPEPDRVNSGPSRPHNGRHPPSLIRHPTSPIRHHLPVRRDPRPAHQDRDSLAGHRHGKKRSCSRV; encoded by the exons ATGtctgcaaatgatcccaatatacctgaggaggaaattctagATGAAGATGACTACCCCCAatgccctggaaagcagcctatg GCAGAAGCTACAAAacgcaatgaagagctagccagactagctacTGAAGCACAGGTGGCTCAGGCCCCGCCTTCGCAAGATACCCAATCTCCGCCTCCACGGGACGCTCAAGTCCCACCTCGTAGGCCTAAGAGGCAACCTCGTAAGAATGCGGCAGCCAGAAGGGCAGAGCAAGCTCCGCCACCAGCATCGCATCCTGTTCCACCGAGACCCCGGAGAAGTAACCGGGCTGAAGGTGCTGCCAACCCAACTTTAGAGGCACAAGTAGgaatagggaataaccgagccccctcagtGGCTCGTACCCAAAATCCTGGTGCCACACAGAATGTACCAGAGCCTGATCGGGTGAATTCAGGGCCATCTAGGCCCCACAATGGAAGGCATCCACCTTCTCTAATAAGGCACCCGACGTCGCCAATAAGGCACCATTTGCCAGTTCGGAGGGATCCACGACCGGCCCACCAAGATAGGGATAGCTTAGCTGGGCATAGACATGGAAAAAAAAGAAGTTGCTCGAGAGTGTAG